The genomic interval AGGGGTTTCCCTTCCCCCGGACCCCCATCCCTTCCTCAAAAACATTTAGTTATTCAGACCTGAAAGACAGGCCTGCACCATTGCGAACGCACGCCGTGTTCCCATGCGGGGGTTCGGGGGGAGGTTTCTCCCCCCGGCCGCCGGAGGCATATTCTCATACGCCTACTTGAGCATTTCGACGAAGGCTTCCACGCGCGTCTTGAGTTGCCCAACGTCTTCCATGGAGTAATCCGTCTCGATGGACAGCATGGGAATGCCGGCGTCCTTGAGGGCCTTGTCCACCTTGAAGAACTCGTGGGCATAGGGCTGACAGAACAGCAGGCCGTAGTGGATCACGCCGTCGGCCTTGGATTCCTTGGCCAGCTGCACGATATTGTCCAGCCGCTCTGTGTTTGGCGTGAAGGTGGCGCAGTCGATGCGCAGGTAGCGGTCGGCGATGGCGTCGAGCATGCCTTCCAGAGTATCCGTGGACTCGTCCACCAGATCGCGCGTGTTGCGCGAGCCGATACAGGACTCCTCGGACACGATGACCGCTCCCGAGGACTCGATGATGTAAGGCAGCTTCCAGTTGGGCACGGCCATGGGACAGCCCGAGAGCATGAGCCGCGGCGTGCCCTTGGGAGCCACGCCCTGGCCCTGCTCGATGCGCGCCTCGATTTCGTCGCACAGCTCGTTGATCTTGGCCGTGAAGCGCACGGGATCGTCGTAGAAGCTGATCTGGTTCACCAGCAGCACGTCGCGGCCCGATATGGGCGCGGGCTCGGTCGCGCGCAGGCGGTTCAGGCGCTGCAAGGCGCGGCGCTTGGCGTTAACGGTCTGGATGGCCGTCTTGAGCTTGTCCGCCGTGATGGTCTTGCCCGTGAGCTTCTCGATAACCTGCTTGTAGCGCAGGACCTCGGTCTTCCACAGGACGCGGTCATGGTCGTCCTTTTTCTGGGGCACTTCCATGATGTGGATCGGCGCCATTTCGGCCAACTGCTCATAGGCCTTCTTCTTGCCGTCGCAGGTCGTCTCGCCCACGAGCAGGTCGCAGGACTCGATGTACGGGCACAGCCGGGCCAGTTTGAAGCCCATGAAGGACTTGATGAGCGCACAGGTATTGCGCGGCACGAGCGTCTCGGCCAGCTCGGTGCCTGCGTCCGCTCCGGAGCACAGGCCGACCTGCACGGCGTCGGCGGCCAGGGTCAGCTCCTCGGGCACGAACACGCAGAACGTGCCGACGATCTTGCGACCCTGTGCCTTCGCGTCCTGCAGTTCCTGAACACGCAAGCCATGCACTTCGGACAGCACGAAGTCCAGGTACTCCGCACCCTTGAGCCTGCCCTGCTGCGAAAGATAGATGTCGCCGTAGAACTTGCCCAGAACCTGCATCAGGCCGTCATGGGCCTTGAGGTCAAGGTTCAGCTTTTCCCACATATCAGTGTAGTTGGTCATGCGTGCTCCTTGGCTCGTCGAAACTAAGAATTGAAGGTGAGGAGAATATCTATGCGGGAGTGCCTGCAGCGTGGCAAATCGTTTCGACCAATGGCTGCAGTGTAGATTGATCAGGAGATTGAATGCCGGACGCCTGATCGGCCATGCGGTCGAGCTGGTAACTCGTGCGGCATCGGCTGGAAACGATTCGCTCGAGCATGAGATCAAGAACTTTTAGGCTAGCTTTACTGATGCAGGTCAGCAGCAGACGGGGTTCTCATGCGGCGCGCTAGGTCTCGGAGTTCAGGCCGCCCCGAAGCGAGTGCACAGGAAAAAGCCAAGGAAGGTTGAGCATCGGCATCCTACTGAGTGTGCCCAAGAGCGATTCGGCTTGCGCCTCCGTGATTCCGCCCAAAGCATGAGTAAGCGCATTGCGTCTTGCAAGCGGACAGCATGGCGTATAAAGTGCCCCGACCCGCTGACGGGACCTTCCTCTCCTGTGTCATCGCGGACTACATGACAAGCGAGGGACACCCTCCTCAACACCGCAAGACCGGCGCCATTCCGTGGCTGGCCGGCAAGCTGTATTTCCTTGGAGATATCATGGCCGCACGCATCATCCGCAAGGAAGTGCTCATTCCGGGCCAGACCACCAAGCTGGTCCTGGATGCTCCGCACGTGGCCGCCAAGGCCAAGCCGGGCAACTTCGTCATCCTGCGCGTCCACGGCAAGGGCGAG from Desulfocurvibacter africanus subsp. africanus DSM 2603 carries:
- a CDS encoding double-cubane-cluster-containing anaerobic reductase, which codes for MTNYTDMWEKLNLDLKAHDGLMQVLGKFYGDIYLSQQGRLKGAEYLDFVLSEVHGLRVQELQDAKAQGRKIVGTFCVFVPEELTLAADAVQVGLCSGADAGTELAETLVPRNTCALIKSFMGFKLARLCPYIESCDLLVGETTCDGKKKAYEQLAEMAPIHIMEVPQKKDDHDRVLWKTEVLRYKQVIEKLTGKTITADKLKTAIQTVNAKRRALQRLNRLRATEPAPISGRDVLLVNQISFYDDPVRFTAKINELCDEIEARIEQGQGVAPKGTPRLMLSGCPMAVPNWKLPYIIESSGAVIVSEESCIGSRNTRDLVDESTDTLEGMLDAIADRYLRIDCATFTPNTERLDNIVQLAKESKADGVIHYGLLFCQPYAHEFFKVDKALKDAGIPMLSIETDYSMEDVGQLKTRVEAFVEMLK